The window ATCAGCGGCGGGCAGCGGAAGCGGGTGACCATCTGCATTGAGATACTCACAAGGCCACGGCTACTCTTCCTAGACGAGCCCACCAGCGGGCTTGACAGTGCCACCTCCTACCACGTCATGACCCACATTGCCAGGATCGCTGCCAGGGAGGGCATGACCGTCGTCGCCGCCATGCACCAGCCCAGCGGCGACGTCTTTGACCTCTTCCACGGCCTCTGCCTGCTTGCCTACGGCAGGACGGTCTTCTTCGGAGCAGCATCCGATGCCACCCAGGTGATTATATTGTAAATTAATATCTTATAATCTTCTTACAAATGTTGAGCTTAAAAGAGTTGTTTTTATTCATTTCTTGTAGTTCTTTGCTCAAAATGGGTTCCCATGTCCACACGTGAGGAACCCATCTGACCACTTCCTGAGAACAGTGAACAAAGATTTTGACGAGGTACCtattttttgtcatttgttttaaGGTACAGTATGTTTTCTTTAGCTATGTACATATGTGATCCCATATGCAGGAAACTGTTGAAAGCTCCAGAGCTAGGAGAAAAAGGGCAGCTGAAGCAATAGACATTCTGACACATGCTTATCAGTCCCCCGCTTATTCAGAAAAAACAATGAACCGGATAGCTGAGATGAAAGGGATAGTAAGTTGCTTACAAACTcattttcctgaagagcaaagatTGTATTAGCTTGGCAGTAACCAAATGTGTGATTACCAAAACCGCACAAGTGTGGACTAATCTGTATGTAGTCACTGCAAAATAACTATTAGAAAAAATTAGGCAGTGAAATACAAAAAAANNNNNNNNNNNNNNNNNNNNNNNNNNNNNNNNNNNNNNNNNNNNNNNNNNNNNNNNNNNNNNNNNNNNNNNNNNNNNNNNNNNNNNNNNNNNNNNNNNNNNNNNNNNNNNNNNNNNNNNNNNNNNNNNNNNNNNNNNNNNNNNNNNNNNNNNNNNNNNNNNNNNNNNNNNNNNNNNNNNNNNNNNNNNNNNNNNNNNNNNNNNNNNNNNNNNNNNNNNNNNNNNNNNNNNNNNNNNNNNNNNNNNNNNNNNNNNNNNNNNNNNNNNNNNNNNNNNNNNNNNNNNNNNNNNNNNNNNNNNNNNNNNNNNNNNNNNNNNNNNNNNNNNNNNNNNNNNNNNNNNNNNNNNNNNNNNNNNNNNNNNNNNNNNNNNNNNNNNNNNNNNNNNNNNNNNNNNNNNNNNNNNNNNNNNNNNNNNNNNNNNNNNNNNNNNNNNNNNNNNNNNNNNNNNNNNNNNNNNCTGTTAGACATTTGCATGGTCTTCAAAATGTTACTATGGCAACTAGTTTATATTGCAGTATATGTATAGATAATACTAAGTAAAATGACTACATCTAAAAGAACAATTTTTTAGAATGATTTTTAAGCTTCCAATTTAATCTGGTTATTCAAAACAATATTGCTGATCAAAGTATTCAAAGTTCGGCTGAAGATATATCCAAAACATCACATTTCTATGAACCGGTGGGAGTAACATGTTAAGTCAGCATATGTACAACGTCATGTCATTTTTCACTTTAATGAACCTGCGACAAACTTCTCGTAATGGAGTATATGGCCCTGACCTAGCAACGTTTATACGTTTAAGATCAAACTGTTATTCTAATATATGAGCTATATACTAGGGTGGAGCTCCATTTCGAAAGAGGGAACAAGCCAGCTTCTCAACAAAGCTCTTTGTACTCACCAGAAGGTCATTTATAAATATGCACAGAGACATAGGATACTATTGGATGCGTTTTGGTGTTTACCTAGGCATGGGCATTTGTATTGGTACTGTATTCTACCAACTTGGAAACACTTACAGTTCTATCCAGGTAAGTTTATTAACATGATTTATTAGGCAACATATGATTTTGTATATCGGTGAAATTGATTTGGTCCCCTGATTTTGCAGTCTAGATGTGAAGTAATAATGTACATGATCATACTTGTTACATTCATGGCTGTTGGAGGATTCCCTTCTTTTGTAGAGGACGTAAAGGTTGTTTCCTCTCCTTTCAGATTAGCATTTTCATTAGAGCATTTCTGTCCATACATTCACTGTATACTGGAATATAAAATATTGCGAGGGTATACTGAAGTAATTTGGTGGCATTAAGTAAAAAACAAACAATACTCTTTTTTACTGCTCACATACTAGTGAAGCTGCACACTAATTAGATCtcaatggagagagagagagagagagagagagagagagagatcttaaTTATCAGATGCTAGTGACACTACACGCTAATTAGATCAATTTCAAGCTTTACTGCAAATGAGCATATTATTATTCATAGATGTGAGCAATCAAGGACTGGAGCGTGCTCTATTGTAATCTTGTCCGGTCAAAGATCTTTCAAGGCAAAATGTGCAATTTTGGATTTAACAATGTACAACCTGTCCGACTTCTATATAATAATAAAAAGTTacggttttgctaaagcacatctagatgtgttctAAATGTTGCACATATAAGTCCTACATCATTGAATTAATTATGCTAAGATTCATGCGGgtattttttttattattccttttatatttgaTTGAGTCGCTTAGACATGTAATAAATAGAGCACATCTATTTAGTGTGCAGCTTCACTAGTATGTGAGAAGTAAACCTTAAATTAATCATctaaatgatcttatatttctttacaggggGATTATATATCGTTTTCCCCACCATTGTTGATTGCTCATTTGACTCCAAAGCTGGTTGCACACTTTTTTTCTACATCGCAGGTATTCAGAAGAGAGAGGCTGAGCGGCCATTACGGTGTGGCAGAGTTTGTGATCTCAAATACATTGTCAGCCACTCCATACCTGACCGTCATCTCCTTGATCCCGGGTGCAGCATTGTACTACCTTACGGGTTTAACCAAAGGGGCTGACCGCCTTGCCTACTTTGTCATCAACCTATGCATGTGCACGTTCCTGGTCGAGAGCATGATGATGATCATCGCTGTTATCGTCCCAGACTTCCTGATGGGAATAATAGTCGGGGCTGGAGTGCAAGGGCTGATGATGCTCAATAGTGGCTTCTACCGCCTTCCCAAGGATCTCCCAAAACCGGTGTGGAAGTACCCTTTCTACTACATCTCCTTCCACAAGTATGCAGTGCAGGGATCCTACAAAAACGAGTTCATTGGGCAGACTTTCCCGGGCGACCAGTTTATTGAGAAAAATGTCACCATCAGTGGCCTTCAGGTGCTGCAGGAGAAGCTGCAGGTGGAGATGGGGTACTCCAAATGGGTCGATATTGCTATCCTTTGTGGAATGATAGTGGTGTACAGGGTGGTGTTCTTTGCTATTGTCAAGATCGCGGAGAAAGCCAGGGCAAAACAAAGGGGAATGAGATGCAAATGGTGAAACTAGATGTATCTCTTCTTTTCTGCTTCGCCATAAATAAAAATGGCATTGGCTATAAAAACATACTAGACAATACCCTGCGCATTACCGTGAGAATTTGTAGTATTAAATTTATCACGAATAAAATTAGAATATATGTGAAAAATACATCTCCACATTCTCGAAACAATCGTGTTTAGTCCCTAAGATTTACTTTTTTACTCGTGTTTCCTATTTGCTTTTACGTATGGATCGTGATATTTGGCACCTAGGCGGCAGATAGCAAAACTACCACACACATCCTTTATTCCCTATAATTACATCCATGCATTAGGATGACCCACACTTTTTCGATATGTATTTCTTTATTAATTACATGCATGCATTAGAGGATAAAAAGCTGATGTCATTCTAGATTCTTCttattcaaaaaatttaacatGTTCTGTAGCTCAAACTTTCAATCCGATGCAAAAACATTTTCATATAAAAGATTCATCACGACAAGATCTTCGAAAAAAATTCTCATGTTCATATGTTTCTACGACCTTGTTTTTCAGGTAAAAAATTACCACGCCTCTGCTACATTAGTTACCACACTTGTCATATGTAAGTTATCATGTTATCTTCACATGCAATTCTATGCATGTACTAGAGGAGAAAAAACAGATTTCATGCTAGATTCTCCATACTCCAAGAATTCAAAATGTTTTATAGCTCAAATTGTCACTCTGGTAGAAAATTGTTTTCACATACAAGATTCGTTACAATTCAAAACTATATCCCATGTTGAGACTTGAGAGATGTCCCAAACCGATAAAGTGCCAAAATGGAAAAAAATATCCTTGGCCTTCATCACGCCATACAAAAAACGCGAATCACCAGGTTTCCATTGGAGTTGAGAAATGGTTTTGGAACCCATGTACTTGTTACGAATGATTTCATTCCACACTCCATTATCTGTTAGTAGTTTATATACCCATTTACTGAGAAGGGCAATGTTTTTAATCTCGAGGTCTTGAACTCCAAGACCCCATTCAGTTTTAGGACGACACAACAAATTCCACTTAGCTAGCCGATATTTTTTCGATTCGTTATCACACTACAATGATTAAGTGAGAGCCGTGTCCATTGATGCATTATCACAAAAGTCTGCCTAGTATTTTCCCTTTTTTGTGTTGAAACTTTCTGGATGGTTGCAAACTTTGCAATAATTAAGTGAGAGCCGTGTCCATCGATGCATCTACTATCTACTACGAGTGAAAGGATGCATAATTAACAGAGTTAGCACCAATCATGTAATCCTACTACATGTCACACTATCATCGGGTTCATTGTTCTATTATTTGGAGACACATCTTTCCTATGAAGCTTTTATCAAAAAAGGGTTGCCCCccactttatattataaagcaaaaaTCACCACATACGTCCGAGCGAACCGATACAAACACACCCACCACGGCACACAGCACACATCCAAGGTAAGATACAAAGGTGCCGGGCACCGACACACTACTCGGACAACAACCAAGCAAACTAGAGATGAACCAAGAAGAACTACTTGGAGCCACCGAGCATGGGTGAGACGGACAATGAAAGAGCAAGGACTCCAGGACGGTGCCTCCCAGAAGGGTACGACCACGGATATCCGCCACCATTCGATCCgaagatcaagttttcacccgAAGCTACATGGAGGAGTATGAGCACTGCGACGGAGGCTTCAAGAAGGACACGACGTCCGTGGACGCCGCCGCTGCCGGCTAGTACGAGGACTGGGCAAGTGATGGACCCCGGCGATCACACCCCTCCGACACCCCCGCTCCACCCACCACCCACAACCAAGCCCCCCACGAAGCCATGGCTGCCCGCCTGCACCTGAGACGCAGGTTCCGCCCTTGAACTCCATGCCTcccgccaccagggccgccgcccaacATCGAGACACCCCCAAGACCATCCAAAGAGGCCAGCTTTGTACCATAGGGACACCCCCGACCGATGTCCCGCGGCAGACGATCCGCCTTGAGCATCGCCGGAGTTGCGACAACCTGCACGTGGCTGGGGAAAGGGGGTGAGGGAGCGGACGCATCCGGACTGGCAGACTCATGTGCCAGTGACGGGTGACCCGAGCACATTGGTGCCGCCCATCCCTCCAGCCAACCTCCCCACCGGACACACCCCTGTGCCGCCCCATcttcatacgtccattttgcatcatgattttatatcgatatttattgcattatgggctgttattacacattatgtcacaatacttatgcctattctctcttattttacaaggtttacataaagagggggaatgccggcagctaggattctggactggaaaaggagcaaatattagagacctactctgcacaactcgaaaagtcctgaatcttcacggaagatgttttccaaataaataaaaaatactgagagcaagaacttcaccagggggcacacccttcccacgagggtgggggcgcgccctaccccccagggcgcgcccccctacctcgtgggccccctggtggccctccggtggccatcttctgctatatggagtctctcgatgggaaaaaaatcataagccatcttctcggactaaaatccgccgccacgaggcggaaccttggcggaaccaatctagggctcaggcggagttgttctgccgggaaacttccctcccggagggggaaatcatcgccatcgtcatcatcaatgctCCTCTGATCGGGAgagagcaatctccatcaacatcttcatcagcaccatctcatctcaaaaccctagttcatctcttgtatccaattcttgtctccaagtctgggattggtgctagtagattgctagtagtgttaattactccttgtagttgatgctagttggtttaattggtggaagatcatatgttcagatcctatatgcatattaatacccctctgattatgaacatgtttatgttttgtgagtagttacttttgttcctgaggacatgggagaagtcttgttattagtagtcatgtgaatttggtattcgttcgatattttcatgagatgtatgttgtctctcctctagtggtgttatgtgagcgtcgactacatgacacttcaccattatttgggcctagaggaaggcattgggatgtaataagtagatgatgggttgctagagtgacagaagtttaaactctactttatgcgttgcttcgtaaggggctgatttggatccatatgtttcatgctatggttaggtttaccttaatatttttgttgtacttgcggatgcttgcaatataggttaatcataagtgggatgcttgtccaagtaagggcagtacccaagcaccggtccacccacataccaaattatcaaagtaccgaacatgaatcatatgaacgtgatgaaaactagcttgacgatattcccatgtgtcctcgggagcactttacatcttataagagtttgttcaggcttgtcctttgctacaaaaaggattgggccaccttgctgcaccttatttacttttgttacttgttgctcgttacaaattatcctatcacaaaacgatcggttaccacttatttcagtaaatgcagagaataccttgctggaaaccgcttatcatttccttctgctcctcgttgggttcgacactcttacttatcgaaaggactacgatagatcccctatacttgtgggtcatcaagactcttttctagcgccattgccggtgagtgaagcgcctttggtaggtggaatttggtaaggaaaaatttatatagtgtgctgaaatttactgtcacttgttatcaTGGAAAGTaaccctctgaggggcttgttcggggtatcttcaccccgaccagtagagcaaagagttgctcctcaacctgctgaacctactgaaaatgaaaatgcttgctttgaagttccttcgggtatgatagaaaaactgctagctatccttttttaggagatggaacaaaacatcctgatgaacatctgatatatgtggatgaagtttgtggattatttaagcttgtaggtgtatccggagatgttgttaagaagaaggtgtttcccttatctttgaggggagatgcatcgacatggtataggctatgtgatgatatgaggtcttggaattacaaacgattcaaattggaatttcatcagaagttttatcctatgcatcttgttcatcgtgatcgcaattatatatatatactacaagcagtggtagttaccaccacttgcgttttgtatgttgtatgtagtatctgtcggaaccgagagtatgtacgtgtagtatgtagtatataacaatgattaggtagtatatatactaatttttaggtagtatgcatcattttttgagtatgctcattTTTACATACAAATAGGTACGTAttttacaaatataacaaaaactatgggctcatatgcaattttttcatgtaacttgctttgaaatatcttagatatagtatatgaacatatttaaaataataaaatagtatatatagtactacatggtagtatatgagacatgtggggtaactaccactgggtggtaggatggattttccctatatatatatatatatatatatatatatatatatatatatatatatatatatatatatatatatatatatatatatatatatattggcctcgcgaaggagaaagcatcgctcaagcttgggggaggcttaagtccatgttatattcatgccccaatcatgatctctcaaaagaaatgattatccaaaaaaattatgctcggctttctggtaacaatcgcaccatgcttgatacttcctttgctggctcttttatgatgaaaactattgaattcaaatgggatttattggaaagaattaaacgcaactctgaagattgggacctcgacaatggtaaggagtcaggtatgacacctagttttgattgtgttaactcttttatggataccgatatttttcataaatttagcactaaatatggacttgactctaagatagtagcttctttctatgaatcttttgcttcttatgttgatctccccaaggagaagtggtttaaataccatcctcccatagaagtaaaagtagctgcacctattaaagttgaagaaaagactatcacttataatgatcctattgttcctaattcttatgttgagaaaccaccttttcctgttaggataaaggaccatgctaaagcttcaactgtagttcgtaaaagcaatattaaaacatatacacctcctgagcaagttaattaaagttgaacctaatattgctattgttaaagatcttttgtctgataatatagatgggcatgttatttatttctgtaataaaactgctagaattgctaaaccccgtgataaagataaacctagacctgtggtaggcatgcatgttatttctgttaaaataggagatcattgttatcatggcttatgtgatatgggtgctagtgctagtgcaataccttattctttatatcaagaagttatgcatgatattgcacctgctgagatggaaggtattgatgtcacaattaaacttgccaatagagatacgatttcaccagtgggaattgttagagatgttgaagtcttgtgtgggaaaactaaatatcctgctgattttcttattcttggttccccacaagatagcttttgtcccattatatttggtagacccttcttaaacactgttaatgctaccatagattgcaaaagagatgttgttactatcggtttagatgatatgactcatgaatttaatttttctaaatttagtggaCAACACCGAGAAGaaaaattacctagtaaggatgaaattattggtcttgcttctatttccgtacctcctagtgatcctttagagcaatatttgctagaccatgaaaatgacatgtttatgaatgaaataagggaattagatgaagtattctttaaacaggaacctattctgaaaaacaatttacctattgaaatcctaggggatcctcctccacccaagggtgatcccgtgtttgagcttaaaccgttacctgatactcttaaatatgcttatcttgatgagaaaaagatatatcctgttattattagtgctaacctttcagaacatgaagaagagagattattgaaaactctgaagaagcactgtgctgctattgggtatactcttgatgatcttaagggcattagtcccactctatgtcaacataaaattaatttggaagaagatgctaaaccagttcatgatcatcaacgccggatgaatcctaaaatgaaagaagtggtaagaaaggagatactaaagctccttgaggcaggtataattttcccattgctgatagtcagtgggtaagccatgtccattgtgtccctaagaagagaggtattactgttgttcctaatgataaagatgaattgattcctcaaagaattattacaggttataggatggtaattgatttccgcaaattaaataaggctacaaaaaaggatcattaccccttaccttttatcgatcaaatgctagaaagattgtccaaacatacacatttttgctttctagatggttattctggtttctctcaaatacctgtgtcagccaaagatcaatcaaagactacttttacatgcccttttggtacttttgcttatagacgtatgccttttggtttatgtaatgcacctgctacctttcaaagatgcatgatggctatattctctgacttttgtgaaaagatttgtgaggttttcatggacgacttttccgtttatggatcttcttttgatgatttcttgagcaaccttgatcgagttttgcagagatgtgaagaaactaatcttgtcttgaattgggaaaagggtcactttattgttaatgaaggtattgtcttggggcataaagttcttgaaagaggtattgaagttgataaagctaaggttgatgctattgaaaagatgccatgtcccaaggacatcaaaggtataagaagcttccttggtcatgccgatttttgtaggaggttcattaaggacttctcgaaaatctctcggcctctgactaatttattacaaaaagatataccatttgtctttgatgatgattgtgtagaagcatttgaaatacttaagaaagcattgatctctgcacctattgttcagccacctgattggagtttaccctttgaaattatgtgtgatgctagtgattatgttgtaggtgttgttctaggacaaagagttgataagaaactaaatgttattcaatatgctagtaaaactctagacaatgctcaaagaaattatgctactactgaaaaagaattcttagcagttgtatttgcttgtgataagtttagaccttatattgttgattctaaagtaactattcacactaatcatgctgctattaaatatcttatggaaaagaaagatgctaaacctagacttattagatgggttctcttgctacaagaatttgatttgcatattgttgatagaaaaggagctgagaaccccgttgcagacaacttatctaggttaatgagaaaatgtgcttgatgacccactacctattgatgatagctttcctgatgagcaattaaatgtcataaatgcttctcatactgctccatggtatgctgattatgctaattacattgttgctaagtttataccacctagtttcacataccagcaaaagaaaaagttcttctatgatttgaggcattacttttgggatgaccagcaaaagaaaaagttttataaagaaaaagttcttctttataaagaaggagtagatggtgttagtagacgttgtgtacctgagcatgaacaggaaaagatcctacgcaagtgtcgcaccgaagcttatggaggacaccatgctggagatagaactgcacataaggtagtgcaatctggtttttattggcctactctcttcaaggatgctcgtaagtttgtcttatcttgtgatgaatgtcaaagaattggtaatatcagtagacgtcaagaaatgcccatgaattattcagttgttgttgaaccatttgatgtttggggctttgactatatgggaccttttccttcctctaatggatatacacatattttagttgctgttgattacgttactaagtgggtagaagctattccaactagtagtgctgatcataacacttgtattaaaatgcttaaagaagttattttttccaagatttggagtccctagatatttaatgactggtggtggttcacattttattcatggtgctttccgtaaaatgcttgttaaatatgatgttaatcatagaattgcatctccttatcaccctcagtctagtggtcaagtagaattgagtaatagagaactcaaattaattttgcaaaagactgttaataggtctagaaagaattggtccaagaaacttgatgatgcattatgggcctatagaactgcatataaaaatcatatgggtatgtctccgtataaaatggtctatggaaaatcatgtcacttacctctcgaactagaacacaaggcttattgggctattaaagaacttaattatgattttaaacttgccggtgagaagaggttatttgatattagctcacttgatgaatggagaacccaaggctacgaaaatgccaagttgtttaaagaaaaatttaaaagatggcatgacaaaaggatacaaaagcgtgagtttaatctaggtgattatgtattgctataaaactctcgtttaagattttttgaaggaaaacttctctcttaatgggaaggtccttacgttatcgaggaggtctaccgttctggtgccataaaaatcaacaacttcgaaggcacaaatccgaaggtggtgaacggtcaaagaatcaaaccttatatctcaggtaatcccataaatgttgaaaccaatgttattgaaaccgtaaccctggaggaatacataagagacactttccgaaacgtttcagactccgaaaaggaataggtatgtggtacggtaagtaaaccgactccaaaacagtttttaaggcaatatttctccgttttggaatatttagaaaaatagaaaaataagcagcaatccaggaaggacacgagggctccacgagggtggagggcgcaccctaccccctgggtgcgccccctacctcatgggcacctcgtgtgctctccggactctgttttcgtacatgacacgtattttggtcggtaaaaaattattatataatctcccggggggtttgactcccgtatcatgcaaaattctcctgtctttgtttcgagctgttttctgtcagggttgtcaaggccagacaCTTtgccgtctccctcctcctccaaccatgagggcaacgatgcttggtaatgaagatagagctgaagagagaagaacctatggagatcaacaaggatgaag is drawn from Triticum dicoccoides isolate Atlit2015 ecotype Zavitan chromosome 4A, WEW_v2.0, whole genome shotgun sequence and contains these coding sequences:
- the LOC119283752 gene encoding ABC transporter G family member 11-like — encoded protein: MAVSSSRLPRWAPTTSPSRSLWRWGGATDDARTGSGGTGWSLSRIFAWASGWRRRPAAFDGVEVAPTTAAAAVAPTPNRRWAGRDDDPGVFLTWEDVCVTAAGGGRRPPVSILSGISGHAAPGEVLAIMGPSGCGKTTLLDTLAGRLGPGVTETGFILINGRREKLAFGTSAYVTQDNVLMPTMSVREAMYYSAQLQLPDTMSAAEKRAHADVVIQEMGLGDAMDTRIGGQTSKGISGGQRKRVTICIEILTRPRLLFLDEPTSGLDSATSYHVMTHIARIAAREGMTVVAAMHQPSGDVFDLFHGLCLLAYGRTVFFGAASDATQFFAQNGFPCPHVRNPSDHFLRTVNKDFDEETVESSRARRKRAAEAIDILTHAYQSPAYSEKTMNRIAEMKGIGGAPFRKREQASFSTKLFVLTRRSFINMHRDIGYYWMRFGVYLGMGICIGTVFYQLGNTYSSIQSRCEVIMYMIILVTFMAVGGFPSFVEDVKVFRRERLSGHYGVAEFVISNTLSATPYLTVISLIPGAALYYLTGLTKGADRLAYFVINLCMCTFLVESMMMIIAVIVPDFLMGIIVGAGVQGLMMLNSGFYRLPKDLPKPVWKYPFYYISFHKYAVQGSYKNEFIGQTFPGDQFIEKNVTISGLQVLQEKLQVEMGYSKWVDIAILCGMIVVYRVVFFAIVKIAEKARAKQRGMRCKW